The proteins below come from a single Ictalurus punctatus breed USDA103 chromosome 24, Coco_2.0, whole genome shotgun sequence genomic window:
- the c24h6orf62 gene encoding uncharacterized protein C6orf62 homolog gives MGDPNSRRNQTRNRLRAQLRKKRESLADQFDFKIYIAFVFKEKKKKSALFEVAEVVPVMTNNYEENILKGVKDSSYSLESSLELFQKDVVQLHAPRYQSMRRDVIGCTQEMDFILWPRNDIEKIVCLLFSRWKGADHEPFRPVQAKFEFHHGDYEKQFLHALGRKDKAGMVMNNPNQSVFLFLDRQHLQTPKTKATVFKLCSLCLYLPQDQLTCWGVGDIEDHLRPYMPD, from the exons ATGGGAGACCCAAACTCTCGACGAAATCAAACCCGAAACCGACTCCGTGCCCAGCTACGGAAGAAACGAGAATCCTTGGCTGACCAGTTTGACTTCAAAATCTACATTGCCTTCGTGTTTAAGGAAAAG AAAAAGAAGTCTGCACTTTTTGAGGTAGCTGAAGTGGTGCCTGTCATGACCAACAACTATGAAGAAAATATCCTCAAAGGAGTGAAGGATTCAAGCTACTCCTTAGAAAGTTCTTTGGAGCTTTTTCAAAAAGATGTTGTGCAGTTGCATGCCCCTCGCTACCAATCTATGCGCAGG GATGTAATAGGTTGCACACAAGAGATGGACTTCATCCTTTGGCCCCGCAATGATATTGAGAAGATAGTGTGTCTTCTGTTCTCCAGATGGAAGGGAGCAGACCATGAACCCTTCAGGCCTGTTCAG GCCAAGTTTGAATTTCATCATGGGGACTATGAGAAGCAGTTTTTGCATGCTCTTGGCCGTAAGGACAAGGCTGGGATGGTGATGAACAACCCAAATCAGTCTGTGTTTCTTTTCTTGGACAGACAGCACTTGCAG ACTCCAAAAACCAAGGCCACAGTTTTCAAGTTGTGCAGCCTCTGCCTCTACCTGCCACAGGATCAGCTGACCTGTTGGGGGGTCGGAGACATCGAAGACCACCTCCGCCCATACATGCCAGATTAG
- the acot13 gene encoding acyl-coenzyme A thioesterase 13, producing MVSLSINSLRQVMRAMLESPGFDRVLSKVELVSASPGKIVCEMKVEEEHTNRGGTLHGGLTATLVDVISTTAFLYTERGAPGVSVDMNITYMNAAKVGEDILITAQVLKQGRTLGFATVDLKNKANGKLIAQGRHTKHLGS from the exons ATGGTTTCGTTATCAATAAATTCACTGAGGCAGGTGATGCGGGCCATGCTGGAGTCTCCTGGATTTGACCGTGTGTTAAGTAAG GTCGAGTTGGTTTCAGCCAGTCCAGGGAAAATAGTGTGTGAGATGAAAGTGGAAGAGGAGCACACTAACCGAGGAGGGACCCTACACGGCGGACTGACCGCCACTCTGGTCGATGTGATTTCTACTACTGCATTCCTGTACACGGAGAGAGGAGCACCTGGAGTCAGCGTCGACATGAACATCAC GTATATGAATGCAGCCAAGGTTGGAGAAGACATCTTGATAACTGCGCAGGTTTTAAAGCAAGGACGAACTTTGGGATTCGCgactgttgatttaaaaaacaaagctaACGGGAAACTGATCGCTCAGGGAAGACACACAAAGCACCTCGGCAGCTGA